A part of Planococcus sp. MB-3u-03 genomic DNA contains:
- a CDS encoding DUF1405 domain-containing protein has product MVGFIAKISAWLMFRPFLILLFFVNLGGTIYGYIWYGWQLRITEPIFLIFVPDSPTASLFFTVVLGLWIIGKHSPLIEALAFVTLIKYGLWAVVMNLLTLLQTGSIGWLGWMLVASHFAMALQAVLYFEHYRFGYISVALTAIWTLHNDVIDYVFGQMPIYSSLSEFSAEIGYFTFWLSIACIAFAWFTASQNRHLEPRRIS; this is encoded by the coding sequence ATGGTGGGATTCATAGCAAAAATCTCTGCATGGCTGATGTTCCGTCCATTTTTGATATTGCTGTTCTTCGTCAATCTAGGAGGCACGATTTACGGATACATTTGGTATGGCTGGCAATTGCGCATCACCGAACCGATATTTCTCATATTCGTGCCGGATAGCCCAACGGCCAGCCTGTTTTTCACGGTAGTGCTCGGCTTATGGATCATCGGCAAGCATAGCCCGCTGATTGAAGCGCTCGCTTTTGTCACCTTGATCAAATATGGTTTATGGGCAGTCGTCATGAATCTTTTGACGCTCCTTCAAACCGGATCGATCGGCTGGCTGGGGTGGATGCTCGTCGCTTCCCATTTTGCCATGGCGCTTCAAGCGGTGCTGTATTTCGAGCATTACCGCTTCGGCTATATTTCCGTTGCACTCACCGCTATTTGGACTTTACATAACGATGTCATCGATTATGTGTTCGGGCAGATGCCGATCTATTCGAGCTTGAGCGAATTCAGTGCAGAAATCGGCTATTTCACTTTCTGGCTGTCGATTGCCTGCATCGCGTTTGCCTGGTTCACGGCGTCACAGAACCGCCATCTAGAACCGCGGCGTATTAGTTGA
- the qcrB gene encoding menaquinol-cytochrome c reductase cytochrome b subunit produces the protein MLNKLYDWVDERLDITPIWRDIADHEVPEHVNPAHHFSAFVYCFGGLTFFITVIQILSGMFLTMYYVPDIENAWQSVYYLQNEVAFGEIVRGMHHWGASLVVVMIFLHTLRVFFTGSYKKPRELNWVVGVMLFGVILGLSFTGYLLPWDMKALFATKVGIEIAASVPVIGETIKILLAGDSTILGAQTLTRFFAIHVFFLPAALLGLLAAHFIMIRRQGISGPL, from the coding sequence GTGCTAAACAAGTTATATGATTGGGTAGACGAGCGATTGGACATCACGCCGATCTGGCGCGATATTGCAGACCATGAAGTACCGGAACACGTTAACCCCGCACACCACTTTTCAGCATTTGTCTATTGTTTCGGAGGACTGACGTTCTTTATCACAGTCATCCAGATCCTGTCTGGCATGTTCCTTACCATGTATTACGTGCCGGATATTGAAAATGCTTGGCAGTCGGTTTATTATCTCCAGAATGAAGTCGCTTTTGGGGAAATCGTGCGTGGGATGCACCACTGGGGAGCTTCTTTAGTAGTTGTTATGATTTTCCTTCATACGCTGCGCGTATTCTTCACAGGGTCTTATAAGAAACCTCGTGAGCTCAACTGGGTAGTCGGCGTTATGCTATTTGGCGTAATCCTCGGCCTATCTTTCACAGGTTACTTGCTTCCATGGGATATGAAAGCATTGTTTGCAACAAAAGTTGGGATTGAAATTGCAGCTTCTGTACCGGTGATCGGCGAAACGATCAAAATTTTGCTTGCAGGGGATTCAACGATTCTCGGCGCACAAACTTTGACACGCTTCTTCGCGATCCACGTCTTCTTCTTGCCTGCTGCTTTGCTTGGGTTGCTCGCAGCACACTTTATCATGATCAGAAGACAAGGTATTTCAGGACCATTGTAA
- a CDS encoding CCA tRNA nucleotidyltransferase, protein MKRAKHIIARLKEAGFEAYMVGGAVRDYLRGAVPHDIDVATSASPEQVKALFERTIDTGIEHGTVMILIEGQGTEVTTFRTESGYSDNRRPDKVEFVDSLHEDLKRRDFTINAMAMTEQMEIIDPFGGRDDLSAGIIRAVGVPQERFAEDALRMLRAIRFSGQLNFQIDAATKQTIIEHAQRIQSVAMERIKAELDKVMVSPAPHISMGYLIETQLNRFLPSGGLFELDWSGYTAGMDPLSGWFYLLHQNGEAFGAIRGYRFSNQDKKDLQYALEASRLALWDDWVYYSFTERQLTIAQAAVHKTAAVRERRQALPIQSKSELAANGRDLMEWTGKKAGPWLKEWTLHIEKAVVERRLANDKERIKDWFIDEYHRHT, encoded by the coding sequence ATGAAACGGGCCAAGCACATCATCGCGCGCTTAAAAGAAGCGGGGTTTGAAGCCTATATGGTTGGAGGCGCTGTGCGGGATTATTTGCGCGGAGCCGTGCCGCATGATATCGATGTAGCGACGTCCGCGTCCCCTGAGCAAGTGAAAGCCCTATTCGAACGGACGATCGACACAGGGATCGAACATGGAACCGTCATGATCCTTATCGAAGGACAGGGAACCGAAGTCACCACATTCCGCACAGAAAGCGGCTATTCGGATAATCGAAGGCCAGATAAAGTGGAATTCGTCGATTCATTGCACGAAGATTTAAAACGCCGTGATTTCACCATCAATGCGATGGCGATGACTGAACAAATGGAGATTATCGACCCTTTCGGCGGCAGGGATGATTTAAGTGCAGGCATCATCCGTGCGGTCGGAGTTCCGCAAGAGCGTTTCGCAGAAGATGCCCTGCGCATGCTACGGGCGATCCGATTTTCGGGCCAGTTGAATTTCCAAATCGATGCGGCGACCAAACAAACCATCATCGAACATGCACAGAGGATACAGTCTGTCGCGATGGAGCGCATCAAGGCGGAATTGGATAAAGTCATGGTTTCTCCAGCCCCGCACATCAGCATGGGGTATTTGATTGAAACACAGCTGAACCGTTTTTTGCCCTCAGGCGGATTATTTGAGCTGGATTGGTCTGGGTATACAGCCGGCATGGATCCATTGTCGGGCTGGTTTTACCTGTTGCATCAAAATGGCGAGGCTTTCGGTGCGATACGCGGATACCGTTTCTCCAACCAGGACAAAAAAGACCTTCAATATGCACTTGAAGCGAGCCGCCTGGCGCTTTGGGACGACTGGGTTTATTACAGCTTCACCGAACGGCAATTGACGATTGCGCAAGCGGCGGTGCACAAAACGGCAGCGGTGAGAGAGCGGCGACAGGCGTTGCCGATCCAGTCGAAATCAGAGCTTGCAGCCAATGGGCGCGATTTGATGGAATGGACGGGTAAAAAAGCGGGGCCTTGGCTGAAAGAATGGACCTTGCATATCGAAAAAGCGGTGGTCGAACGCCGCTTGGCCAATGATAAAGAACGGATAAAGGACTGGTTTATAGATGAATATCACCGTCACACATAA
- a CDS encoding nucleotide pyrophosphohydrolase, producing the protein MTVNADKSMRQLQEEVDRHIGQFKEGYFAPMEMLARMTEELGELAREVNHVYGPKKKKESEAEKLIEEEMGDVLFVLICMANSMDIDVQQAHDGVMEKFRTRDKDRWTRKEEQ; encoded by the coding sequence ATGACAGTGAACGCAGATAAAAGCATGAGGCAATTACAGGAAGAAGTGGACCGCCATATCGGACAGTTTAAAGAAGGGTATTTTGCGCCGATGGAGATGCTTGCGCGGATGACCGAAGAACTTGGGGAACTGGCGCGTGAAGTCAATCATGTGTACGGTCCGAAAAAGAAAAAAGAGTCAGAAGCCGAAAAGCTAATCGAAGAGGAGATGGGCGATGTGCTCTTCGTCTTGATTTGCATGGCCAACTCCATGGATATCGATGTGCAACAAGCCCATGACGGGGTCATGGAAAAATTCCGGACCCGTGATAAAGATCGTTGGACAAGAAAGGAAGAACAATGA
- a CDS encoding biotin--[acetyl-CoA-carboxylase] ligase: MNITVTHKLATRLLEAGAEPVSGQQLADEFGVSRTAIWKHMKELEEMGYEIESVRKKGYRIQKSPDSLEAFLVQADLKTEKIGKRIEYLEQCASTQIVAHQLAQEGAPDGTVIIAELQTEGRGRLMRKWDSAKGQGIWMSIILRPDVPPHKAPQFTLVAAVAIVRAIQSVTGLEASIKWPNDILFGTKKATGILTELQSDADGIQALIIGIGVNVNQEREDFDTAVQDIATSLHLESGELVNRRELVQEILHFLEVYTELYIEKGFAPLKILWEGHSATIGKAVRARMSRETLEGVAEGITEDGVLQLRTADGKLHGIYSADIELK, encoded by the coding sequence ATGAATATCACCGTCACACATAAATTGGCGACACGGCTATTGGAAGCAGGCGCGGAACCGGTTTCCGGCCAGCAATTGGCAGACGAGTTCGGGGTTTCGAGAACGGCGATTTGGAAGCATATGAAAGAGCTTGAGGAAATGGGCTATGAAATCGAATCGGTCCGTAAAAAAGGCTACCGCATCCAAAAAAGCCCGGACAGCCTGGAAGCTTTTCTTGTCCAGGCCGATCTCAAGACGGAAAAAATCGGCAAGCGGATTGAATATTTGGAGCAATGTGCTTCGACTCAAATCGTTGCGCACCAATTGGCACAGGAAGGCGCGCCGGATGGAACGGTCATCATTGCGGAGCTTCAGACAGAAGGCAGAGGCCGCTTGATGAGAAAATGGGATTCGGCGAAGGGCCAAGGAATCTGGATGAGCATCATCTTGCGTCCGGACGTCCCGCCCCATAAAGCTCCCCAGTTCACATTGGTCGCTGCGGTGGCGATTGTCCGGGCGATTCAATCGGTGACAGGTTTAGAAGCATCGATCAAATGGCCGAACGACATCCTATTCGGTACGAAAAAAGCGACAGGTATCCTGACAGAGCTGCAATCGGATGCGGATGGCATCCAAGCTTTGATCATCGGCATCGGCGTCAACGTCAATCAAGAGCGAGAAGATTTCGATACTGCCGTCCAGGACATCGCCACTTCCTTGCACCTTGAGTCCGGCGAGCTGGTAAACCGTAGGGAATTAGTGCAGGAAATCCTGCACTTTCTTGAAGTCTATACAGAGCTCTATATTGAAAAAGGATTTGCCCCGTTAAAAATATTATGGGAAGGGCATTCCGCGACAATCGGCAAAGCCGTTCGCGCCCGCATGTCGCGTGAAACCCTTGAAGGTGTCGCGGAAGGCATTACAGAAGACGGGGTCTTGCAGCTCCGTACGGCAGACGGCAAGCTTCACGGCATTTATTCCGCGGATATCGAGCTGAAGTAA
- the dapB gene encoding 4-hydroxy-tetrahydrodipicolinate reductase yields MTIKVAIAGARGKMGKEAVHTVMENADMELVAALDYKDIGATLAETGLFPESFQVPVFTDLEALHEQHAPDVLVDLTTPEHVYAHTKQALQLGIRPVVGTTGFSTEELKELTELAKSSGLGCIIAPNFAVGAVLMMKFAEQAAKYLPDVEIIEMHHDQKLDAPSGTAMKTAHMMSETRPVHQQGHVDEKETLQGARGADYEGMRIHSVRLPGLVAHQQVLLGGEGQLLTLRHDSFNRGSFMSGVSLSIREVVERKELIYGLEHIIG; encoded by the coding sequence ATGACGATAAAAGTAGCAATTGCTGGAGCCCGCGGGAAAATGGGTAAAGAAGCTGTACATACTGTAATGGAAAATGCCGATATGGAACTGGTGGCAGCACTGGATTATAAAGACATCGGCGCGACGTTAGCGGAGACAGGCTTATTTCCTGAAAGTTTTCAAGTGCCGGTCTTTACCGATCTTGAAGCGCTTCACGAACAGCATGCACCTGATGTCCTCGTCGACTTGACGACGCCCGAACATGTCTATGCCCATACGAAACAAGCCTTGCAGCTTGGCATTCGCCCAGTTGTCGGAACGACCGGATTTTCTACAGAGGAATTGAAAGAATTGACGGAGCTCGCAAAAAGCTCTGGACTTGGCTGCATCATCGCACCGAACTTTGCGGTAGGGGCGGTCCTGATGATGAAATTTGCAGAACAGGCGGCGAAATATTTGCCGGATGTGGAAATTATCGAAATGCATCATGACCAAAAACTGGATGCCCCATCAGGTACCGCAATGAAAACAGCGCATATGATGAGTGAAACGCGGCCGGTACACCAGCAAGGCCATGTAGATGAGAAGGAAACTTTGCAAGGCGCTCGCGGCGCAGACTACGAAGGCATGCGCATTCATAGCGTCCGCCTGCCGGGCTTAGTGGCCCATCAGCAAGTGCTGCTGGGCGGCGAAGGCCAGCTTTTGACTTTGCGCCACGATTCGTTCAACCGCGGTTCATTCATGTCAGGGGTCAGTTTATCGATCCGCGAAGTGGTAGAACGCAAGGAATTAATTTATGGCCTGGAACATATCATCGGCTAG
- a CDS encoding QcrA and Rieske domain-containing protein yields the protein MSNNRVSRRQFLGYTLTGVGGFMAAGMLMPMVRFAVDPVLQQHDAGDYVLTDQAVADITEEPVRVDFTFEQVDAWYTSEVTNSAWVYKEGDKLIALSPVCKHLGCTVNWGGDPEQPTQFFCPCHAGRYEKNGQNIPGTPPLGPLDEYDVQEQDGFVAIGQVKPNTLV from the coding sequence ATGAGTAATAATCGTGTATCACGACGCCAATTTTTAGGTTACACACTGACTGGTGTAGGTGGTTTCATGGCAGCAGGCATGTTAATGCCGATGGTGCGTTTTGCAGTCGATCCAGTGTTGCAGCAACATGACGCCGGAGATTATGTTTTGACTGACCAAGCTGTCGCCGATATCACAGAGGAGCCTGTACGTGTCGACTTTACATTTGAACAAGTGGACGCATGGTATACATCTGAAGTCACGAATTCTGCATGGGTTTACAAAGAAGGCGATAAACTAATCGCACTTTCACCTGTCTGCAAACACTTGGGATGCACAGTCAACTGGGGCGGAGACCCAGAACAGCCAACACAGTTCTTCTGCCCGTGCCACGCTGGACGCTATGAGAAAAACGGCCAGAACATTCCAGGTACGCCGCCGCTCGGACCTCTTGATGAGTACGACGTTCAAGAGCAGGATGGTTTTGTAGCCATCGGACAAGTAAAACCAAATACTTTAGTTTAA
- a CDS encoding YpiF family protein: MHFNSKDIDLYVSQKDYVDTAVVPLIELDLTVSGMKASAGASEYLQSLTVILEKQFKGRILLLPPISYVRAADRTELGEQLKKELSETGFKHIFYLTTDPKWRSVEELDNVLWLPAIPTGDMDQSFKKSVMEDQLRQVLPLFTKEWTHHS; encoded by the coding sequence ATGCATTTCAACAGCAAAGACATCGATTTATATGTAAGCCAAAAAGATTATGTCGATACCGCGGTCGTGCCGCTGATCGAATTGGACTTGACCGTTTCGGGCATGAAGGCGAGCGCCGGGGCTTCTGAATATTTGCAATCCTTAACTGTTATTCTGGAAAAGCAATTCAAAGGGCGGATTCTTTTGCTTCCGCCTATTTCTTATGTCCGGGCAGCAGACCGAACAGAGCTTGGCGAACAATTGAAAAAAGAGCTGTCGGAAACAGGGTTTAAGCACATTTTCTACTTGACGACTGACCCGAAATGGCGCTCTGTTGAAGAACTTGACAATGTTCTATGGCTGCCTGCCATCCCTACTGGGGATATGGACCAATCTTTCAAGAAATCGGTCATGGAAGACCAGTTGCGGCAAGTGCTGCCGCTGTTTACCAAAGAATGGACACATCATTCATGA
- the bshA gene encoding N-acetyl-alpha-D-glucosaminyl L-malate synthase BshA — translation MRKMKIGITCYPTVGGSGVVATELGKMLAEKGHEIHFITSSTPFRLNRLYANIFSHQVDVNSYSVFQYAPYDIALATKIAEVIKNEELDLLHVHYAIPHAVCAILGRDMAGSDIGIVTTLHGTDITVLGTDSSLKDAIRYGIEKSDIVTAVSDSLKQQTYDMIAPDKEIETVHNFVDEREYHLHDSAKLKEELGIEAHEKVLIHVSNFRKVKRVEDVVSTFAKVQKTVGAKLLLVGDGPEMSRIHQQVKDLHIEQEVLFLGKRDNLSELYSMSDVKLLMSEKEAFGLVLLEAMACGVPAIGTQIGGIPEIIDPGENGFLVELGDIDAAADAAIRILTDDKLHEKLSATALETATKRFSSEKILAEYETLYARLLKKADKQ, via the coding sequence TTGAGAAAAATGAAAATTGGAATTACATGTTACCCGACAGTCGGCGGATCTGGCGTAGTGGCGACAGAACTTGGGAAAATGCTGGCTGAAAAAGGCCATGAAATCCATTTCATCACCTCGAGTACGCCGTTCCGGCTAAACCGCCTGTATGCAAATATATTCAGCCACCAAGTGGATGTCAACAGCTATTCAGTGTTTCAATATGCACCTTATGACATCGCGCTGGCAACCAAGATTGCAGAAGTGATCAAAAACGAAGAACTTGACCTTCTGCATGTGCATTACGCTATCCCGCATGCTGTCTGTGCGATATTGGGACGTGATATGGCAGGGTCCGACATCGGCATCGTCACCACTTTGCACGGAACGGATATCACTGTCCTCGGCACCGACAGTTCATTAAAAGATGCAATCCGTTACGGTATCGAGAAATCCGATATCGTGACAGCAGTGTCGGATTCATTGAAACAGCAGACCTATGACATGATCGCACCGGACAAAGAGATTGAAACCGTTCATAATTTTGTCGACGAACGGGAATATCATCTGCACGATTCAGCCAAGTTGAAGGAAGAGCTAGGCATCGAAGCACATGAAAAAGTATTGATTCATGTATCGAATTTCCGCAAGGTGAAGCGTGTAGAAGATGTCGTCTCCACTTTTGCGAAAGTGCAAAAGACAGTCGGCGCCAAACTATTGCTGGTCGGCGATGGCCCTGAAATGAGCCGCATCCACCAGCAAGTGAAAGACCTCCATATTGAACAAGAGGTCTTGTTTCTCGGCAAGCGCGACAATCTATCGGAACTTTACAGCATGAGCGATGTGAAATTGCTGATGTCGGAAAAAGAAGCGTTTGGCCTCGTCTTGCTTGAGGCGATGGCATGCGGCGTGCCGGCAATCGGTACGCAAATCGGCGGTATTCCGGAAATCATCGACCCGGGTGAAAACGGCTTTCTGGTGGAACTCGGCGATATCGACGCTGCGGCAGATGCAGCCATCCGCATATTAACCGACGATAAGCTCCATGAAAAATTGTCGGCCACGGCCTTGGAAACTGCGACCAAACGCTTCAGTTCAGAGAAGATCCTTGCCGAATACGAAACGCTGTATGCGCGTTTGCTGAAAAAGGCCGATAAGCAATGA
- a CDS encoding YitT family protein → MKDLQLKNIFFILLGSAIYSFGFVHFNIQNELGEGGFAGITLILYFLWNWDPALMNLLLNIPLFFIGWKLLGRKVFLYTIIGTVAVSVFLKIFLVYEVQIPLRDDLFLAALFAGVFVGMGLGIIFRYGGTTGGVDIIARLVQKYLGWSMGKTMFLFDAMVIMLSWLTFLDYRSMMYTLVAVFVGARVIDFVQEGAYSGRGALIISNSQEEIASRIAIEMDRGITILRGYGHFTKEEREVLYCVVARNELVRLKNIVNSVDPHAFVSLIEVHDVMGEGFTLDEQKQPL, encoded by the coding sequence ATGAAAGATCTTCAGTTGAAAAATATCTTTTTCATCCTTCTCGGCTCAGCTATCTATAGTTTCGGCTTTGTTCATTTTAATATCCAAAATGAGCTCGGTGAAGGTGGCTTCGCAGGGATCACGCTGATCCTGTATTTCCTTTGGAACTGGGATCCGGCACTGATGAACCTGTTATTGAACATTCCCTTATTCTTTATCGGCTGGAAACTGCTCGGGCGCAAAGTGTTTCTTTATACGATCATCGGCACGGTCGCTGTTTCCGTCTTCTTGAAAATCTTCCTTGTCTACGAAGTCCAAATCCCCTTGCGTGATGATTTGTTTCTCGCCGCTTTGTTTGCCGGCGTCTTTGTCGGGATGGGGCTAGGCATCATCTTCCGCTATGGAGGTACGACCGGCGGGGTTGATATCATCGCCAGGCTCGTTCAGAAATACCTCGGCTGGAGCATGGGCAAGACGATGTTCCTGTTCGATGCCATGGTCATCATGCTGTCGTGGCTGACGTTCCTTGACTATCGCTCCATGATGTATACACTCGTCGCAGTCTTCGTCGGCGCCCGCGTCATCGACTTTGTCCAGGAAGGGGCATACTCCGGACGCGGCGCGTTGATCATCTCCAATTCACAAGAAGAAATTGCCAGCCGCATCGCCATTGAAATGGATCGCGGCATCACCATTCTCCGCGGCTATGGCCATTTCACGAAAGAAGAGCGCGAAGTCCTGTACTGCGTTGTTGCCCGCAATGAGCTTGTACGGCTGAAAAACATCGTCAATTCCGTCGATCCCCACGCATTCGTCTCATTGATTGAGGTGCATGACGTCATGGGTGAAGGGTTTACGCTCGATGAACAAAAACAGCCTCTTTAA
- the panC gene encoding pantoate--beta-alanine ligase: MQVVNTVKDLRNWVLGTKKSGQSIGLVPTMGFLHEGHLALVESAKAESDLVVMSIFVNPAQFGPNEDFDRYPRDFERDSLLAEKAGVDVIFAPSVEEMYPRESQITMGAGTLADVLCGKSRPGHFDGVLKVVTKLFHLVQPDTAYFGQKDAQQLAIIESLVRDFDFPLEIRRIETVREQDGLAKSSRNVYLSETERSEAPKLYQALQQGVIGARNGKDPIPEMTRFIQSETSGRIDYVKLLSYPDLTDAPNGQAILALAVQFQKARLIDNIIFNLKEN; encoded by the coding sequence ATGCAAGTCGTAAACACGGTGAAGGACTTGAGAAACTGGGTCCTGGGCACAAAAAAAAGCGGGCAGTCGATTGGATTGGTGCCGACGATGGGATTTTTACACGAAGGGCATCTAGCGCTTGTTGAATCCGCAAAAGCGGAGAGCGACCTGGTGGTCATGAGTATTTTCGTCAACCCGGCGCAATTCGGCCCAAATGAGGATTTTGACCGCTATCCACGCGATTTTGAACGGGACAGCCTGCTCGCTGAAAAAGCAGGCGTCGACGTGATATTCGCTCCGTCTGTAGAAGAGATGTACCCGCGTGAATCGCAAATCACGATGGGAGCGGGAACGCTTGCAGATGTTTTGTGCGGAAAAAGCCGCCCGGGACATTTTGATGGCGTGCTGAAAGTGGTGACGAAATTATTTCATCTCGTTCAACCCGATACGGCCTATTTCGGCCAGAAAGATGCGCAGCAATTGGCGATCATTGAGTCACTTGTGCGGGATTTCGATTTTCCGCTGGAAATCCGCCGCATCGAAACAGTCCGTGAACAGGACGGGCTTGCTAAAAGCTCGCGCAATGTCTATTTGAGCGAAACCGAACGGAGCGAAGCGCCAAAACTTTATCAAGCCTTGCAGCAAGGGGTGATCGGGGCTCGCAACGGCAAAGACCCGATTCCGGAGATGACCCGGTTTATCCAGTCGGAAACTTCAGGCAGAATCGATTACGTTAAGCTGCTGTCATACCCGGACTTGACCGATGCACCGAACGGGCAGGCCATTCTGGCGCTCGCTGTGCAATTCCAAAAAGCCCGGCTTATCGACAATATCATTTTCAATTTAAAGGAGAACTGA
- a CDS encoding menaquinol-cytochrome c reductase cytochrome b/c subunit, with the protein MHRGKGMKFVGDSRVPSKEFRKPNIPKDYSEYPGKTEAFWPNFLLKEWMIGAVFLIGYLLLTVAHPSPLEGQADPTDTAYIPLPDWYFLFLYQLLKYEFASGPFNIVGAIIMPGLAFGALMLAPFLDRGPERRPSKRPLPTGFMLLAVASIVFLTWESVANHDWEAAARQGEITEEVEIDTADPGYEIYSASACISCHGDNLEGAVGPSLIGTGLSPEEIAEIAVNGIEDGGTQLMPPSWDGSDEDLQVMTEFISGLEAE; encoded by the coding sequence ATGCACCGCGGAAAAGGGATGAAATTTGTAGGAGATTCACGTGTTCCGAGCAAGGAGTTTCGGAAACCGAATATCCCGAAAGATTACTCCGAATATCCTGGCAAAACAGAAGCCTTCTGGCCGAACTTCCTTCTAAAAGAATGGATGATCGGTGCTGTCTTCCTGATTGGCTATCTGCTCTTGACTGTCGCCCACCCTTCGCCTCTTGAAGGCCAGGCTGATCCGACAGACACGGCATATATTCCATTGCCAGACTGGTATTTCTTGTTCTTATATCAATTATTGAAATATGAATTCGCGTCCGGCCCATTCAACATCGTCGGCGCAATCATCATGCCGGGCCTTGCGTTCGGTGCCTTGATGCTTGCTCCGTTCCTTGACCGTGGACCGGAACGCCGTCCGTCAAAACGCCCATTGCCGACAGGCTTTATGCTTTTGGCGGTCGCATCCATCGTCTTCTTGACTTGGGAATCCGTAGCCAACCATGACTGGGAAGCAGCGGCTCGCCAAGGGGAAATCACGGAAGAAGTTGAAATCGATACAGCGGACCCTGGATATGAAATCTACTCTGCTTCTGCATGTATCAGCTGCCACGGCGACAACTTGGAAGGGGCAGTCGGGCCGAGCTTGATCGGAACCGGCTTGTCACCTGAAGAAATCGCTGAAATCGCTGTAAATGGTATCGAAGATGGAGGCACTCAATTGATGCCGCCATCATGGGATGGATCAGATGAAGACCTTCAAGTCATGACAGAGTTTATCTCCGGGCTTGAAGCTGAATAA
- a CDS encoding zinc metallopeptidase produces MGLGGYLIYFIVLLIVPIWAQMKLKSTYKKYSKVRSTSGHTGAEVARIILDQNGLNNVKVVESRGMLSDHYNPMTKTVALSSHNYHEPSVAGTAVAAHEVGHAIQDATDYSFLRFRHRLVPMVNISSNMSWVFIMIGLFAQMSGALLIGIALLAVGVLFQLVTLPVEFNASNRAMDQLLSHNIIRNDEERHAKKVLNAAAMTYVAATAVAVIELARLILIYTSMDRS; encoded by the coding sequence ATGGGATTGGGCGGCTATTTGATTTATTTTATCGTCTTGTTGATTGTGCCGATTTGGGCTCAAATGAAATTGAAAAGCACGTATAAGAAATATTCCAAAGTCCGGTCGACTTCCGGGCATACAGGGGCCGAAGTGGCTCGCATCATTCTCGACCAAAATGGCTTGAACAATGTCAAAGTCGTCGAAAGCCGCGGCATGCTTAGCGACCATTACAACCCGATGACCAAAACGGTTGCGCTCAGCAGCCATAACTACCATGAGCCATCGGTAGCCGGCACTGCTGTCGCAGCGCACGAAGTGGGGCACGCGATCCAGGATGCGACGGATTATTCGTTCTTGCGCTTCCGCCACCGCCTTGTGCCAATGGTCAATATTTCATCGAATATGTCTTGGGTGTTCATCATGATCGGCTTGTTCGCACAGATGAGCGGCGCCTTGTTGATCGGTATCGCGCTTCTAGCGGTAGGTGTGTTGTTCCAATTGGTCACTTTGCCGGTAGAGTTTAACGCTTCGAACCGCGCGATGGACCAGCTGTTGTCGCATAACATCATCCGCAACGATGAAGAGAGACATGCGAAAAAAGTATTGAACGCCGCGGCGATGACTTATGTAGCAGCTACTGCAGTTGCAGTGATCGAACTTGCTCGTCTGATCTTGATCTACACAAGCATGGACCGTTCATAA
- the mgsA gene encoding methylglyoxal synthase, with translation MNIALVAHDRKKDDLIQFALAYKPILAKHQLYATGTTGSRLVEGTGLPVHRFQSGPLGGDQQIGAMIAQNEMDMIIFFRDPLTAQPHEPDVTALIRLCDVYQIPLATNMGTAEVLLKGLENGLVDWRLLSDRRK, from the coding sequence ATGAATATCGCATTGGTTGCACATGACCGGAAAAAAGACGACTTGATACAATTTGCACTAGCTTACAAACCTATTTTGGCGAAACATCAGTTATATGCAACAGGAACGACCGGCTCCCGGTTGGTCGAAGGGACAGGCTTGCCTGTCCACCGTTTCCAATCTGGGCCGCTTGGCGGCGACCAGCAGATCGGCGCGATGATTGCCCAGAACGAAATGGATATGATCATTTTTTTCCGCGACCCGCTGACGGCGCAGCCTCATGAGCCGGATGTCACGGCTTTGATCCGCCTCTGTGATGTTTATCAAATACCGCTTGCGACCAATATGGGAACAGCCGAAGTCCTCCTGAAAGGCTTGGAAAACGGATTGGTCGATTGGCGGCTCCTAAGCGACCGCCGGAAATAG